One window of Papaver somniferum cultivar HN1 chromosome 9, ASM357369v1, whole genome shotgun sequence genomic DNA carries:
- the LOC113313903 gene encoding uncharacterized protein LOC113313903 isoform X1: MLISLNHSNFGSPYYRSSCTQSKGRNNNPCYLLPNQLLHCFDRVLKRSSCISITTATTNRRKNGKLSASLLEAPVIWAGRVCIFYVLLKAGYAGSPDSPFLSDVKTGNNDLGFSEWLGSFQGRSEEEKEANDKRKLVSKWHPTTKGTLKRSYRVPSKTVGKKLLKAIASLLSDDDHFLDASSHKGCQIRRESAHGESVCCNNVRALFDELPTPHLIVEITPFPAGPLTEKDYIKAEKLEKVLRSAASI, translated from the exons ATGCTAATTTCATTAAATCATTCCAACTTTGGATCACCTTATTATCGATCTAGTTGTACCCAATCTAAGGGTAGAAATAATAACCCATGTTATCTTCTTCCGAATCAACTCTTACATTGCTTTGATAGAGTATTGAAGAGATCATCTTGCATTTCCATTACAACTGCTACTACTAATAgaagaaaaaatggaaaactaagtGCTTCTTTGCTAGAGGCTCCTGTTATATGGGCTGGTAGAGTATGCATCTTTTATGTTCTACTCAAAGCTGGTTATGCTGGATCACCAGATAGTCCTTTTCTTTCAG ATGTGAAAACAGGAAATAATGATTTGGGTTTCTCTGAGTGGTTAGGAAGCTTTCAAGGAAGATCAG AAGAGGAAAAAGAAGCAAATGACAAAAGGAAATTGGTGAGCAAATGGCACCCAACCACAAAGGGTACTCTCAAAAGGAGTTATAGAGTACCTTCCAAAACTGTCGGAAAAAAGTTGCTCAAGGCCATTGCGTCTTTACTATCAGATGATGATCACTTCTTAGATGCTTCGTCCCATAAG GGTTGTCAGATCAGAAGGGAGAGTGCTCATGGGGAGAGTGTGTGCTGTAACAATGTGAGAGCTTTATTTGATGAACTTCCAACTCCACATTTGATTGTCGAGATAACACCTTTTCCTGCCGGACCTCTTACTGAGAAAGATTATATCAAGGCTGAGAAGCTTGAGAAAGTGTTGAGATCCGCTGCTTCGATTTGA
- the LOC113313903 gene encoding uncharacterized protein LOC113313903 isoform X2, producing the protein MLISLNHSNFGSPYYRSSCTQSKGRNNNPCYLLPNQLLHCFDRVLKRSSCISITTATTNRRKNGKLSASLLEAPVIWAGRVCIFYVLLKAGYAGSPDSPFLSDVKTGNNDLGFSEWLGSFQGRSEEKEANDKRKLVSKWHPTTKGTLKRSYRVPSKTVGKKLLKAIASLLSDDDHFLDASSHKGCQIRRESAHGESVCCNNVRALFDELPTPHLIVEITPFPAGPLTEKDYIKAEKLEKVLRSAASI; encoded by the exons ATGCTAATTTCATTAAATCATTCCAACTTTGGATCACCTTATTATCGATCTAGTTGTACCCAATCTAAGGGTAGAAATAATAACCCATGTTATCTTCTTCCGAATCAACTCTTACATTGCTTTGATAGAGTATTGAAGAGATCATCTTGCATTTCCATTACAACTGCTACTACTAATAgaagaaaaaatggaaaactaagtGCTTCTTTGCTAGAGGCTCCTGTTATATGGGCTGGTAGAGTATGCATCTTTTATGTTCTACTCAAAGCTGGTTATGCTGGATCACCAGATAGTCCTTTTCTTTCAG ATGTGAAAACAGGAAATAATGATTTGGGTTTCTCTGAGTGGTTAGGAAGCTTTCAAGGAAGATCAG AGGAAAAAGAAGCAAATGACAAAAGGAAATTGGTGAGCAAATGGCACCCAACCACAAAGGGTACTCTCAAAAGGAGTTATAGAGTACCTTCCAAAACTGTCGGAAAAAAGTTGCTCAAGGCCATTGCGTCTTTACTATCAGATGATGATCACTTCTTAGATGCTTCGTCCCATAAG GGTTGTCAGATCAGAAGGGAGAGTGCTCATGGGGAGAGTGTGTGCTGTAACAATGTGAGAGCTTTATTTGATGAACTTCCAACTCCACATTTGATTGTCGAGATAACACCTTTTCCTGCCGGACCTCTTACTGAGAAAGATTATATCAAGGCTGAGAAGCTTGAGAAAGTGTTGAGATCCGCTGCTTCGATTTGA